A single region of the Asterias amurensis chromosome 19, ASM3211899v1 genome encodes:
- the LOC139951341 gene encoding ubiquitin carboxyl-terminal hydrolase 25-like isoform X3: MGQRRTTIMTVEHGVFQQRDELKNQEIVLNQLKEITGVQDEQALKHAYEASGGDIPQAITFLTDGSAENAAQSATLPSGTPATSSVPKNQHTALVDPATRGEGAPVCGPKNKGQEVIDLTHDRDEKDDLQRAIALSLRETTGQSTTIGVSTEEQDISRALEQSMAENKSGLRPGEVWFSDPLNPHDRCRENGWPVGLKNVGNTCWFSAVIQSLFHLPAFRQMVLNFVPPANIHAQQPAQNAASTNPSTASTEVREHRNLLFMSELRALFALMLGTKRKYVDPSKAVEILKGAFINSGGVNSQQDVSEFTHKLLEWLEDAFKSDCSRPPSPQAGEEGLEASRRNPMLDLFYGQFKAEGINEGKVFTNQETFGQYPLQISGYEDLHESIEASMSHREIETVNHTSEKSAQEHWFTRLPHILTFELSRFHFNQVIGRPEKIHNRFIFPRVLYMDRYMECNQAAIRMKRTDVHELIQQLDMLQFKLERYLNYGSGSKRFPLQDVLQYALEFAHSTSPENSPRQRHVPLSSNNSNIQDVEMTSPPRSLTSSPPSSGFSPDSKPLVSTVVTDVAMASPSSVPTSPGPSALPETTPSPRHITDTELDILQACLRRWRTEVEADVRDLQERIATLKDLKDTVYVDEHLMNNEYHLHAVLVHEGQASAGHYWAYILNHRRNVWLKFNDISVTEVAWEDLERESVGGSGNVSAYCLMYVDAKRRDLFEEQEDEETGCSSLSLDPLADELKQLVSEDNQCFESEMKQWDENKDKRTTRAANASTSTKEDEVVFLGERTSLASGGAKTRPLMQPSSPVVPVFPLDQALTSPQEAMVSSQCTTSDHATSTHVSSLGDIISERGAEEALEKACTAEQERLQGLLSNELYPKRDVRLENPVLYFLKNKAPRLIVQRAILEQFAAAKGENMGVRCQSLRTMAQRKLESQTMEDLERKIHTCWQEEYNNFCKANAFFIQGIKLFFQQEAYGYQEALPYFVHACKLNDKFIGEKAEKAMDFNMVAHFRRQCLLQLNAQCTSQFESLEDHEALQGLEIMNDLVVPCLSLLTGSNVAEDTAVAEEIRGGWCCYLGRDVSGKLQDKFQDILSKLLDMSAEPASIRAPPLIHKHKMENLSQKFTLAMGTIHTSDQPVPNT; the protein is encoded by the exons AAGTGATTGACCTTACCCATGATCGAGATGAGAAAGATGACCTCCAGAGGGCCATCGCCCTGTCCCTGCGGGAAACGACGGGACAAAGTACGACAATCGGAGTGTCAACCGAAGAACAAGACATCAGCAG AGCTCTGGAGCAGAGTATGGCGGAAAACAAGTCTGGCCTACGACCCGGAGAGGTCTGGTTCAGCGACCCTCTGAATCCACATGATAGATGCAGGGAAAATGGCTGGCCAGTAGGTCTGAAGAATGTGGGAAACACATGCTGGTTCAGTGCAGTAATACAG TCTCTGTTCCACCTTCCTGCCTTTCGCCAAATGGTACTGAACTTCGTTCCACCTGCAAACATCCACGCTCAACAACCGGCCCAAAATGCTGCATCCACGAATCCATCCACTGCCTCCACAGAGGTTCGG GAACATCGAAACCTTCTCTTCATGTCGGAGTTGAGGGCGTTGTTTGCTCTCATGCTCGGCACAAAGCGGAAATACGTGGACCCCAGCAAAGCTGTTGAGATCCTGAAGGGTGCTTTTATAAACAGCGGAGGTGTGAACAGTCAACAG GATGTCAGTGAATTTACACATAAACTCCTAGAGTGGTTGGAAGATGCGTTCAAGTCGGACTGCTCAAGACCACCGTCGCCTCAAGCTGG GGAGGAAGGCCTGGAGGCATCACGCAGGAATCCCATGTTGGATCTCTTCTATGGTCAATTCAAAGCAGAAGGAATCAATGAAG GTAAAGTGTTTACAAATCAGGAGACATTTGGCCAGTACCCACTTCAGATCAGTGGGTACGAGGATCTACATGAGAGCATCGAAGCCTCCATGTCGCACAGGGAGATCGAAACTGTCAACCACACCAGTGAAAAATCTGCTCAAGAG CATTGGTTTACGAGGCTTCCTCACATACTAACGTTTGAGCTGTCAAGGTTTCACTTTAATCAAGTCATCGGCAGACCAGAGAAGATTCACAACCGCTTCATCTTCCCTCGCGTCCTTTACATGGACAG GTATATGGAGTGCAATCAAGCAGCAATAAGGATGAAGAGAACCGATGTACATGAGCTCATCCAACAGTTAGACATGCTGCAGTTCAAGCTAGAAAG ATATTTAAACTACGGGTCCGGTTCAAAGAGATTCCCATTGCAAGATGTTTTACAGTACGCTCTGGAGTTTGCCCACAGTACTTCACCGGAGAACAGCCCGAGGCAACGGCACGTTCCTCTCTCCTCCAACAACTCCAACATCCAGGATGTAGAGATGACATCACCGCCTCGATCACTGACCAGCAGCCCACCCTCATCAGG CTTCAGCCCAGACTCTAAGCCCTTAGTCTCAACGGTTGTTACTGACGTTGCCATGGCCTCTCCGTCATCCGTCCCGACCTCCCCTGGCCCTTCGGCACTACCAGAGACAACCCCTTCCCCAAGGCACATTACCGACACAGAGCTAGATATACTTCAAGCTTGTCTACGCAGATGGAGAACTGAGGTAGAAgctgatgtcagag ATCTACAAGAGAGAATAGCAACCCTTAAAGATCTGAAAGACACAGTCTACGTAGATGAGCACCTCATGAAT AATGAGTACCATCTTCATGCTGTACTGGTCCACGAAGGCCAAGCCTCGGCGGGACACTACTGGGCCTACATCCTAAACCACCGAAGAAATGTCTGGCTCAAGTTCAACGACATTTCTGTGACGGAGGTTGCATGGGAGGACCTTGAGCGAGAGTCGGTCGGAGGATCGGGTAACGTCAGCGCGTACTGCCTCATGTATGTTGATGCAAAGAGGCGCGATCTGTTCGAAG AGCAAGAAGATGAGGAAACTGGTTGCAGCAGTCTGAGTCTGGACCCCCTTGCCGATGAACTCAAACAACTTGTAAGTGAGGACAATCAATGCTTCGAGAGTGAAATGAAACAATGGGACGAGAATAAAGACAAGAGAACCACCAGAGCTGCCAATGCATCGACGTCTACTAAAGAGGATGAGGTTGTATTCCTGGGTGAGAGGACGTCACTAGCTTCAG GAGGAGCAAAGACCAGACCCCTGATGCAGCCATCGTCCCCAGTGGTACCTGTCTTTCCTCTTGACCAGGCCCTTACATCACCCCAGGAAGCTATGGTGTCCTCACAGTGTACCACCTCCGACCATGCCACCTCAACTCATGTATCGTCACTCGGGGATATCATATCGGAGAGAGGAGCAGAAGAAGCATTAGAGAAG GCTTGTACCGCTGAACAGGAGAGGCTGCAGGGGCTGCTATCCAATGAGTTGTATCCAAAGCGAGATGTACGCTTAGAAAACCCGGTCCTCTACTTCCTAAAGAACAAAGCTCCCAGATTAATTGTTCAACGAGCCATTCTGGAACAGTTTGCAGCTGCCAAAGGAGAGAACATGGGTGTAAG ATGCCAGTCATTGCGGACAATGGCCCAGAGGAAGTTAGAGAGTCAGACGATGGAGGATTTAGAGAGAAAGATTCATACCTGCTGGCAGGAAGAGTACAACAACTTCTGCAAAGCCAATGCATTCTTCATTCAGGGAATCAAGCTATTTTTCCAGCAGGAAGC ATACGGGTATCAAGAAGCGTTGCCGTATTTCGTGCACGCTTGTAAATTGAATGACAAGTTCATCGGGGAGAAAGCAGAAAAGGCAATGGACTTTAACATGGTCGCTCACTTCAGACGGCAGTGCTTGCTG CAACTGAATGCCCAGTGTACAAGCCAGTTTGAGTCTCTCGAAGATCACGAGGCTCTTCAGGGACTAGAGATTATGAACGACCTCGTAGTTCCATGCTTGAGTCTTCTCACTGGTTCTAACGTGGCTGAAGACACGGCAGTGGCAGAGGAGATCCGTGGAGGGTGGTGTTGTTATCTAGGCAGAGATGTCAGTG GAAAGTTGCAGGACAAGTTCCAAGACATCTTGTCGAAGCTCTTAGACATGTCGGCTGAACCAGCTAGCATCAGGGCCCCGCCTCTGATCCACAAACATAAAATGGAGAACCTAAGCCAGAAGTTCACTCTTGCCATGGGAACCATCCACACCAGCGACCAGCCAGTCCCAAATACGTGA